A region of Liolophura sinensis isolate JHLJ2023 chromosome 8, CUHK_Ljap_v2, whole genome shotgun sequence DNA encodes the following proteins:
- the LOC135472979 gene encoding angiogenic factor with G patch and FHA domains 1-like has product MISDSPTQQVEATKEDVQSGHDSISKASISDMESHVAQLTKELADVRKQLRSALKRAEKAERQYGRTLSYNDDLRKQVDDLSRELHQYKNRGPTNTHQATQTVDYQDQHWGTSGTALSYSGSEVAGATNGQDGSLNLSTGKVDLTTEDSGTSLAECLRATAEAALQDTGFVYDENTGMYYDSISGYFYDNENSLYFDPPSGTYFYYDEASAEYKFHSQVDMSAYYASQSNDTSGFYDNSATGYTHGHQSQETGKGSKGVKKKHKDRSDREGKKNKHGALKKARKDKQGRECNNDSDEQANEKMDVGKEEESEFCRNNISCVHSGKDARCKVDQMEAESESCEPPCSHRTSRPKASRAFWEEATSCSAKKDCIEDKTHSETADCDNTKTECQKQNDCWQQSDTNCDSDVGSDSESELESGELTESELSSLDSEEDCVEISDQTSEIVEESNPCNYPPCIRVMVTESEVVDPGSLFVITYPGGSIGREGSHVILLPEINVSKIHAEICYCEPDRNYVIVDKGSQNGTFINGTRIAEPKSVGEPRLLNHGDRIKVGSSILLCHIHAGLDTCDQCEPGQVLANLHSHSQSEKDVVILSKEEKEKLRRRQLKDIKRKYGLDNADYEGNKSALNNPSYSDKAEERRKTKGSDNPYQKSEAPASVHKPISAVNKGHKMLEKMGWTEGKSLGKDNTGICEPVKVSFRVNKSAGLGSSLGRQTDLDNANSTRSNQIWLKTQQRFRDLEDKSPRGPSVEPSVLPSFESTADFSCKIKPGNTVNLVTKKSKTQTMNWVQGETLEFNETSNTVSHNSDGRGEKSS; this is encoded by the exons ATGATTTCTGACAGTCCCACCCAACAAGTTGAAGCAACCAAAGAAGACGTTCAATCAGGCCATGACTCCATTTCAAAAGCCAGTATTTCTGACATGGAGAGTCATGTTGCTCAACTAACTAAAGAGCTCGCTGACGTAAGAAAACAGCTAAGATCAGCTTTAAAACGAGCTGAGAAGGCAGAGCGTCAGTATGGGCGAACCCTGAGTTACAATGATGATCTGCGCAAACAGGTAGATGATCTAAGTCGAGAACTTCACCAGTACAAGAACAGAGGTCCCACCAACACCCACCAGGCCACACAGACTGTAGACTATCAGGATCAACACTGGGGCACATCAG GGACGGCATTATCTTACAGCGGCTCAGAAGTTGCAGGAGCAACCAATGGTCAAGATGGATCACTGAATCTTTCAACTGGAAAG GTTGACTTAACAACTGAAGATTCTGGCACATCATTGGCTGAATGTCTACGGGCCACAGCAGAGGCTGCTCTTCAGGACACAGGTTTTGTTTATGACGAAAACACAGGGATGTATTATGACTCCATATCAGGCTACTTCTATGACAAT GAGAACTCTCTGTACTTTGACCCACCATCAGGGACTTACTTTTATTACGACGAAGCTTCAGCAGAATATAAATTCCACTCCCAGGTTGATATGTCAGCATACTATGCAAGCCAATCAAACGATACCTCAGGTTTCTATGACAACTCAGCAACAGGGTACACACATGGTCACCAGTCCCAAGAAACAGGCAAGGGAAGTAAAGGTGtcaagaaaaaacacaaagatCGTTCTGACAGAGAAGGGAAAAAG AACAAACATGGAGCTTTGAAAAAGGCCAGAAAAGATAAACAAGGAAGAGAATGTAACAACGACAGTGATGAACAGGCAAATGAAAAGATGGATGTGGGGAAAGAAGAGGAGTCAGAATTCTGTAGAAACAATATATCATGTGTTCACAGTGGGAAGGATGCAAGGTGTAAAGTAGATCAAATGGAAGCTGAAAGTGAAAGCTGTGAGCCACCATGTTCACACAGGACGTCTCGTCCAAAAGCATCAAGAGCATTTTGGGAAGAGGCAACCAGTTGTTCAGCAAAGAAAGATTGTATAGAGGACAAGACTCATTCAGAAACTGCTGACTGTGATAATACAAAAACAGAATGCCAAAAGCAGAATGACTGTTGGCAACAGTCTGACACTAATTGTGATTCTGATGTGGGCAGCGACAGTGAGAGTGAATTGGAATCAGGGGAGCTTACTGAGTCAGAGTTATCTTCGCTTGATTCTGAAGAGGACTGTGTGGAAATCagtgatcaaacatcagaaattgTAGAGG aGTCCAACCCATGTAACTATCCCCCATGTATCCGTGTGATGGTCACAGAGTCTGAGGTGGTGGACCCAGGGTCTCTGTTTGTGATCACCTACCCAGGGGGGTCAATTGGGAGAGAGGGAAGTCATGTGATTCTTCTTCCAGAGATCAATGTCAGTAAG ATTCATGCAGAGATATGTTACTGTGAACCTGACAGAAACTATGTGATAGTGGACAAAGGAAGTCAGAATGGAACATTTATAAATGGTACCAGAATAGCAGAG CCTAAGTCTGTGGGAGAGCCTCGCTTGCTGAATCATGGAGACAGGATCAAGGTCGGTTCATCCATTCTCCTGTGCCACATCCATGCTGGCCTTGACACCTGTGACCAGTGTGAACCAGGTCAAGTGCTGGCTAATCTACATTCTCACAGCCAATCAGAGAAAG ATGTGGTTATTTTGTCCAAAGAAGAGAAGGAAAAATTAAGAAGACGACAGCTGAAGGacatcaaaagaaaatatgGGCTGGAT AATGCAGACTATGAAGGGAACAAATCAGCTTTAAACAATCCCTCATACAGCGATAAAGCTGAGGAGAGACGAAAAACTAAGGGGAGTGATAATCCTTACCAGAAGTCTGAGGCACCAGCTTCTGTGCACAA GCCAATATCGGCTGTGAACAAAGGACATAAGATGTTAGAGAAGATGGGCTGGACAGAAGGAAAGAGTCTGGGCAAAGACAATACCGGTATTTGTGAACCG GTGAAAGTGTCCTTCAGGGTGAACAAAAGTGCTGGGCTTGGATCGTCTCTAGGAAGACAGACCGACCTGGACAACGCTAACTCCACTCGCTCAAACCAAATCTGGCTGAAGACACAGCAGAGGTTCAGAGACTTGGAGGATAAGTCTCCAAGGGGTCCCAGTGTTGAGCCATCTGTTCTTCCGTCATTTGAATCCACAGctgatttttcatgtaaaatcaAACCAGGGAACACTGTAAATCTAGTCACTAAAAAGTCCAAAACGCAGACTATGAACTGGGTACAAGGTGAAACTCTGGAATTCAACGAGACTTCGAACACTGTTTCCCACAATTCAGATGGTCGAGGAGAGAAGTCAAGCTAG